From the Halococcus salifodinae DSM 8989 genome, one window contains:
- the psmB gene encoding archaeal proteasome endopeptidase complex subunit beta: MSDELHPTSGIDIEANATAPEFDVSSQGAGGEELKTGTTTVGLTTEDGVVLAADMRASAGNMVASKDAQKVLEVHPTAALTISGSVSAAQSLVNSLQAEVRLYETRRDTGMSLEALANLTANLLRSGNFQIVQPVLGGVDDDGSHVYGIGPGGSVMAEDYAVSGSGSPFALGVLEQEYDVGTSVEDAKTIAARAVQSATERDTASGNGLTLATITADGVTIDTYESVENAL; this comes from the coding sequence ATGAGTGACGAGCTTCATCCGACGAGCGGAATCGATATCGAAGCGAACGCCACCGCCCCCGAGTTCGACGTTTCGTCACAGGGAGCCGGCGGCGAGGAGCTCAAAACGGGAACGACGACCGTCGGCCTGACGACCGAGGATGGCGTCGTTCTCGCTGCGGACATGCGCGCGAGCGCCGGCAACATGGTGGCGAGCAAGGACGCGCAGAAGGTTCTCGAAGTCCATCCGACGGCGGCGCTCACCATCTCGGGCAGCGTGAGCGCGGCCCAGTCGCTCGTGAACTCGCTGCAAGCGGAGGTCCGCCTCTACGAGACTCGTCGCGATACGGGGATGAGCCTCGAAGCGCTCGCGAACCTCACCGCGAACCTCCTGCGGAGCGGGAACTTCCAGATCGTTCAGCCGGTGCTCGGCGGCGTCGACGACGACGGCAGCCACGTCTACGGCATCGGTCCCGGCGGGAGCGTGATGGCGGAGGACTACGCCGTGAGCGGATCGGGATCGCCGTTCGCGCTCGGCGTGCTCGAACAGGAGTACGACGTGGGAACGAGCGTCGAGGACGCCAAAACCATCGCGGCCCGCGCCGTCCAGAGCGCGACCGAGCGCGACACCGCCAGCGGCAACGGACTCACGCTCGCGACGATCACCGCCGACGGTGTCACGATCGACACCTACGAGAGCGTCGAGAACGCCCTGTGA
- a CDS encoding LLM class flavin-dependent oxidoreductase: MDLSIVDLAPIPENGTATEAFEDTVERAQHAEKLGYLRFWVAEHHDFTDRLASTTPEVLIPHIAAKTDEIRVGSGTVLLNHYSPYKVAESFGVLDALAPDRIDLGLGRATGNPVSDRALQEDRSQQCRSDDHAEKIDEVAAHLYDGFDDDHPFDDLKIARSRDSVPDVWVLGSSPSSAAIAGELGLQYCFASFIRPGPAVQAFETYRDRFEPSAYGAGPAEPKGALAVNVTCAETDEEAARRRATAEASRQRLQRGELDKPPIRSADEAIEELGRVPEPTPTPIEAGEWPRQISGSPSTVRDLLNEMTAQVGVDEVVIQNQIADPDNVLESHELLADAFDLTPR; encoded by the coding sequence ATGGACCTCTCGATCGTCGACCTCGCACCGATCCCGGAGAACGGCACGGCAACCGAGGCGTTCGAAGACACCGTCGAGCGCGCCCAGCACGCCGAGAAACTCGGCTACTTGCGCTTCTGGGTGGCCGAACACCACGACTTCACCGACCGACTCGCGAGCACCACGCCCGAGGTGCTCATCCCGCACATCGCCGCGAAGACCGACGAGATCCGGGTGGGTTCCGGGACGGTGCTGCTCAACCACTACAGCCCGTACAAGGTGGCGGAATCGTTCGGCGTGCTCGATGCGCTCGCACCCGACCGTATCGATCTGGGGCTCGGGCGGGCAACGGGGAACCCCGTTAGCGACCGCGCGCTCCAGGAAGATCGGAGCCAGCAGTGCCGGAGCGACGACCACGCCGAGAAGATCGACGAGGTCGCGGCCCACCTCTACGACGGGTTCGACGACGACCACCCGTTCGACGACCTGAAGATTGCCCGCTCGCGCGACAGCGTTCCCGACGTATGGGTGCTCGGCTCCAGCCCATCGAGTGCCGCGATCGCGGGCGAGCTCGGGCTGCAGTACTGTTTCGCGTCGTTCATCAGACCCGGGCCAGCCGTCCAGGCGTTCGAGACCTATCGTGACCGGTTCGAACCCTCCGCGTACGGGGCCGGACCGGCGGAGCCGAAAGGAGCGCTCGCAGTGAACGTCACCTGTGCCGAGACCGACGAGGAGGCGGCCCGGCGACGCGCGACCGCCGAGGCGTCACGACAGCGCCTCCAGCGCGGCGAACTCGACAAGCCACCGATCCGGTCGGCCGACGAGGCGATCGAGGAACTCGGCAGGGTGCCCGAGCCGACACCGACCCCGATCGAAGCCGGCGAGTGGCCCCGCCAGATTTCCGGGAGTCCGTCGACGGTCCGCGATCTACTGAACGAGATGACGGCACAGGTCGGTGTCGACGAGGTCGTGATCCAGAACCAGATCGCCGACCCCGACAACGTCCTGGAATCACACGAGCTGCTCGCCGACGCGTTCGATCTCACCCCACGATAG
- a CDS encoding DUF5822 domain-containing protein produces the protein MPELVETSDPEGVDYGWVMQTTFVLTIAVGAPIVAVLSLGAPLDTWNARLSFAVRVGAVVWVLVAVAVYGYAHRTTEEPADQ, from the coding sequence GTGCCGGAGCTCGTCGAGACAAGCGATCCAGAGGGGGTGGATTACGGCTGGGTCATGCAGACCACGTTCGTGCTCACGATCGCGGTGGGCGCGCCCATCGTCGCCGTCCTCTCGCTCGGCGCTCCGCTTGACACGTGGAACGCGCGCCTCTCTTTTGCGGTCCGAGTCGGTGCGGTGGTCTGGGTGCTCGTCGCAGTAGCGGTCTACGGTTACGCACACCGGACGACCGAGGAGCCAGCGGATCAGTAG
- a CDS encoding HAD family hydrolase: MTVTIPDDTEAVVYDLDGTLVRLAVDWDAAATDAAAALDGCGVDTDGMDLWRMLERADELGHRDAVEEAIAGHEREGARRSERLAFADELVTDRPVGVCSLNCEDACRIALDVHDLAEHVACVVGRDTVATFKPDPESLLAAVEHLDATPERTLFIGDSEGDAETADRAGTRFSYVGDGPTTY; the protein is encoded by the coding sequence ATGACTGTCACCATTCCCGACGACACCGAGGCCGTCGTCTACGACCTCGACGGGACGCTCGTGCGCCTCGCGGTCGACTGGGACGCGGCCGCGACGGACGCCGCCGCCGCGCTCGACGGCTGTGGCGTCGACACCGACGGGATGGACCTCTGGCGGATGCTCGAACGCGCCGACGAACTCGGCCATCGCGACGCGGTCGAGGAAGCGATCGCCGGCCACGAACGCGAAGGCGCACGTCGCTCGGAGCGGCTGGCGTTCGCCGACGAGCTGGTGACCGATCGCCCAGTGGGCGTCTGCTCGCTGAACTGTGAGGACGCCTGTCGGATCGCGCTCGATGTTCACGATCTCGCCGAGCACGTCGCGTGCGTCGTCGGTCGGGACACCGTCGCAACGTTCAAACCCGACCCCGAGTCGTTGCTCGCCGCGGTCGAACATCTCGATGCGACGCCCGAGCGGACGCTGTTTATCGGTGATTCCGAGGGCGACGCCGAAACTGCCGATCGGGCGGGAACGCGATTCTCGTACGTCGGCGACGGGCCGACGACCTACTGA
- a CDS encoding acyl-CoA dehydrogenase family protein — protein MNLTDEQRAIRDVVREFAREEIRPEAERADREEEFPEDVWDGLADLDMTGLTVPEEFGGFDADTVTYSLVNEELAGGMLAVATALSVHCLATSCIAEFGDETQRERWLPEMVDGRPVGAFALSEPHAGSNPAAMTTEARREGDEYVINGTKQWITNGERSGVVILFARTDRDDRDSITQFVVPKDTDGLSVGPTEDKLGLRASDTTSLEFDDVRIPAENRLTEEGRGLSAALSILTGGRVAIASQAVGLAQHALDESLAYADEREQFGSAIGEIQTIQHKLAEMRTKTQAARLLTRDAARRANAGENYREAASMAKYFAGETAVEVANEAIQIHGGYGYTTEGGVERLYRDAKITTIYEGTSEIQKNVIARELRD, from the coding sequence ATGAATCTCACCGACGAACAGCGCGCGATTCGGGATGTGGTTCGAGAGTTCGCCCGCGAGGAGATCAGGCCGGAAGCCGAGCGGGCCGACCGCGAGGAGGAGTTCCCAGAGGACGTCTGGGATGGGCTCGCCGACCTCGATATGACCGGGCTCACGGTGCCGGAGGAGTTCGGCGGCTTCGACGCCGACACCGTCACCTACAGTCTCGTGAACGAGGAGCTCGCGGGCGGGATGTTGGCGGTGGCGACCGCGCTCTCGGTCCACTGTCTCGCCACCTCTTGTATCGCGGAGTTCGGCGACGAAACCCAGCGCGAGCGGTGGCTGCCGGAGATGGTCGACGGCCGGCCCGTTGGCGCGTTCGCGCTTTCGGAACCCCACGCCGGCTCGAACCCCGCCGCGATGACGACCGAAGCCCGGCGCGAGGGCGACGAGTACGTCATCAACGGCACCAAGCAGTGGATCACCAACGGCGAGCGGTCGGGAGTGGTGATCCTGTTCGCGCGTACCGACCGCGACGACCGCGACTCGATCACCCAGTTCGTCGTCCCGAAAGATACTGATGGGCTCTCGGTCGGTCCCACGGAGGACAAGCTCGGGCTCCGCGCGAGCGACACCACCAGCCTCGAGTTCGACGACGTTCGGATCCCGGCGGAAAACCGACTGACTGAGGAAGGACGCGGCCTCTCGGCGGCGCTCTCGATTCTGACTGGCGGGCGGGTGGCGATCGCTTCTCAAGCTGTGGGCCTCGCCCAGCACGCTCTCGACGAGTCGCTGGCGTACGCCGACGAGCGCGAACAGTTCGGCAGCGCGATCGGCGAGATCCAGACGATCCAGCACAAACTCGCCGAGATGCGCACGAAGACCCAGGCCGCACGCCTCCTGACCCGTGACGCGGCGCGGCGGGCGAACGCGGGCGAGAACTACCGCGAGGCCGCGAGCATGGCGAAATACTTCGCTGGCGAGACCGCCGTCGAGGTGGCGAACGAGGCGATCCAGATCCACGGCGGCTACGGCTACACCACGGAGGGCGGCGTCGAGCGGCTCTACCGCGACGCCAAGATCACCACGATCTACGAGGGAACCTCCGAAATCCAGAAGAACGTGATCGCGCGCGAACTCCGCGACTGA
- a CDS encoding helix-turn-helix domain-containing protein — MAKYSTGDDSGGGGSCELCGATDSDLTTATVAGAELDLCPNCLDHGETDDRGGSTRDTGSSDDRDSDRDRRQRAARNTAKLADRSGDSARWEREGTNYDRDQLPYLVSGYGERVEQAREDADLDRAELADDLDVATDDLQAVEEGRAARADVGGSLISALEDRLDVTLVDE; from the coding sequence ATGGCCAAATACTCGACCGGAGACGATTCAGGCGGCGGGGGGAGCTGTGAGCTCTGCGGCGCGACCGATTCGGACCTGACGACCGCGACCGTCGCGGGCGCAGAGCTCGATCTCTGTCCGAACTGTCTCGATCACGGCGAGACCGACGATCGCGGCGGATCGACACGCGATACCGGCTCCAGCGACGACCGCGACAGCGATCGCGACCGCCGGCAACGCGCGGCCCGGAACACGGCGAAGCTCGCCGATCGGAGCGGCGACTCCGCGCGATGGGAGCGCGAGGGGACCAACTACGACCGCGATCAGCTCCCCTATCTCGTCTCGGGATACGGCGAGCGCGTGGAGCAGGCCCGCGAAGATGCCGATCTGGATCGAGCGGAACTCGCCGACGATCTCGATGTCGCCACCGACGATCTCCAAGCAGTCGAGGAGGGCCGTGCGGCGCGGGCCGACGTCGGCGGGTCGCTCATCAGCGCGCTCGAAGACCGCCTCGACGTGACGCTCGTCGACGAGTGA
- the tbsP gene encoding transcriptional regulator TbsP: MTITTDVDLIEQNVSAICRAVLDDATETVLAMGFSADGVEELLGVLGDHDDPPTVRLLVTESVLKTVTSDFTVAGTAADLVTADVLSLRTTESRLDGPLLCTDDAIVSVVAADGQAAGLITRDEEFVATARSQYTERWEAADTFRLRTPPLDRVRETLDDEFGPDLRADFERMRTTLGEERGTSDVDEVVISLLAAARNEQLLYDISTWGENTGLASRATFSRKKATLEEHGLIDTEKVPIDVGRPRLRLLLGDERLRQADTDELVGVAQSMLSTTGS, encoded by the coding sequence ATGACCATCACAACGGACGTGGATCTGATCGAACAAAACGTATCGGCCATCTGTCGAGCGGTACTCGACGACGCGACGGAAACCGTTCTCGCGATGGGGTTCTCGGCCGACGGGGTCGAGGAACTCCTCGGCGTGCTCGGCGATCACGACGACCCACCGACCGTCCGGCTCCTCGTGACCGAATCGGTGCTCAAGACGGTCACGAGCGATTTCACCGTGGCAGGCACCGCAGCGGATCTCGTCACGGCGGACGTTCTCTCCCTTCGCACGACCGAGAGCCGGCTCGACGGACCGCTGTTGTGTACCGACGACGCGATCGTTTCGGTCGTCGCGGCCGACGGTCAAGCCGCCGGACTCATCACGCGCGACGAGGAGTTCGTCGCGACCGCGCGGAGCCAGTACACGGAGCGGTGGGAGGCAGCCGACACGTTCAGGCTCCGGACACCACCGCTCGACCGCGTCCGCGAGACGCTCGACGACGAGTTCGGCCCCGATCTCCGGGCTGACTTCGAACGGATGCGCACCACACTCGGTGAGGAACGCGGTACGAGCGATGTCGACGAAGTGGTGATCAGCCTGCTCGCCGCGGCGAGAAACGAACAGCTGCTCTACGACATCAGCACGTGGGGTGAGAACACCGGACTCGCCAGCCGGGCCACGTTCTCGCGCAAGAAGGCCACCCTCGAAGAGCACGGCCTGATCGACACCGAGAAGGTGCCGATCGACGTCGGACGGCCACGTCTGCGCCTCCTGCTCGGCGACGAACGCCTCCGCCAGGCCGACACCGACGAGCTCGTCGGCGTCGCCCAGAGCATGCTCTCGACGACCGGTTCGTAG
- a CDS encoding amidohydrolase family protein yields the protein MESESEVDDRFAPAIDGHVHLMPDRLMRAIRDALTAEAGWSFVHPTDKEAMEAALSAAGVERYLALPYAHRPDMAADLNEWVLGRAAESEMAVPFATVHGDDDVADVVEAAFAAGARGLKFQCPVQECGPTDPRLDPAFELAAKYDRPILFHAGTAPHFEDSPHVGVEQFETFLDSYPDVRAACAHMGAFETDAFLALARDHENAFLDTSFVTSTAASEYVGSTVGIEDDAFETLSESIFYGSDYPNIPYPYAAERAGLLDRELSTATLRDLFGRTAERFLGER from the coding sequence ATGGAATCGGAGAGTGAGGTCGACGATCGGTTCGCTCCGGCGATCGACGGCCACGTCCACCTCATGCCGGACCGGCTCATGCGCGCGATCCGGGACGCGCTCACTGCAGAAGCGGGGTGGAGCTTCGTGCATCCGACCGACAAGGAGGCGATGGAGGCCGCGCTATCGGCCGCGGGCGTCGAGCGCTATCTCGCACTTCCGTATGCCCACCGGCCCGACATGGCGGCCGACCTCAACGAGTGGGTGCTCGGGCGGGCGGCGGAGTCGGAGATGGCGGTGCCGTTCGCGACGGTCCACGGCGACGACGACGTGGCGGACGTGGTCGAGGCGGCGTTCGCGGCGGGTGCGCGGGGGCTGAAGTTCCAGTGTCCGGTCCAGGAGTGTGGACCTACCGATCCGCGACTCGATCCCGCCTTCGAACTCGCCGCGAAGTACGACCGCCCGATCCTCTTCCACGCGGGGACGGCCCCACACTTCGAGGATAGCCCACACGTCGGGGTCGAACAGTTCGAGACGTTCCTCGACTCCTATCCCGACGTCCGCGCCGCCTGCGCGCATATGGGCGCGTTCGAAACCGACGCCTTCCTCGCGCTCGCTCGCGATCACGAGAACGCCTTTCTCGACACGTCGTTCGTCACCTCTACCGCAGCGAGCGAGTACGTCGGTTCTACCGTCGGGATCGAGGACGACGCGTTCGAGACACTCTCCGAATCGATCTTCTACGGCTCGGACTATCCGAACATTCCCTACCCCTACGCGGCCGAGCGCGCCGGGTTGCTCGATCGGGAGCTCTCGACGGCGACGCTTCGCGACCTGTTCGGCCGCACCGCCGAGCGATTCCTCGGCGAGCGGTGA
- a CDS encoding DUF5804 family protein has protein sequence MTQVCIVGASDVAVRYELLSRETAREALSTYDLHEPYANTLALDTVSLGAAVSLLNDLNWYLVRFASDALVLEPSISETEWLSRDLATAVRDERIAPDETGENCKIYGVSDDELVEPMYVVRTNGLPEYDLAEVDDTLVVRITNEEFGG, from the coding sequence GTGACCCAGGTCTGTATCGTCGGCGCGTCGGACGTGGCGGTGCGCTACGAACTGCTCTCCCGTGAGACCGCCCGCGAGGCGCTCTCGACGTACGACCTGCACGAACCCTACGCGAACACGCTCGCCCTCGATACGGTGAGTCTCGGCGCGGCGGTGTCGCTGCTCAACGATCTCAACTGGTATCTCGTCCGCTTTGCGAGCGACGCGCTCGTGCTCGAACCGTCGATCAGCGAAACGGAGTGGCTCTCGCGCGATCTCGCGACGGCGGTGCGCGACGAGCGGATCGCGCCCGACGAGACCGGGGAGAACTGTAAGATCTACGGCGTGAGCGACGACGAACTCGTCGAACCGATGTACGTCGTCCGCACGAACGGTCTCCCGGAGTACGACCTCGCGGAGGTCGACGACACCCTCGTGGTCCGGATCACGAACGAAGAGTTCGGCGGCTGA
- a CDS encoding SDR family oxidoreductase, whose protein sequence is MNVLVAGAHGKVGQHIVDVLDRSDHDVTAMVRTDSYASDIAEYDAETVVADLTEDVSHAVQDHDAIVFAAGSSGEDVEGVDRDGAIRMIEAAEEHGVDRFVMLSAMNADDPESSPDALEDYLIAKQEADERLQASELTYTIVRPGALIDEPATGEIRAAAKLGRGEITRADVARTLVAALDIEETYGKTFEILAGDAPIETALEHPTEEE, encoded by the coding sequence ATGAACGTACTCGTCGCTGGCGCGCACGGCAAGGTCGGCCAACACATCGTCGATGTCCTCGACCGAAGCGATCACGACGTCACGGCGATGGTCCGCACCGACTCCTACGCATCGGATATAGCGGAGTACGACGCCGAAACCGTCGTCGCGGACCTCACGGAGGACGTCTCCCACGCGGTCCAGGACCACGATGCGATCGTCTTCGCCGCGGGATCGAGCGGCGAGGACGTCGAAGGTGTCGACCGCGACGGCGCGATCCGGATGATCGAGGCGGCCGAGGAGCACGGCGTCGATCGGTTCGTGATGCTCAGCGCGATGAACGCCGACGATCCCGAATCGAGTCCCGACGCGCTCGAAGACTACCTGATCGCCAAGCAGGAAGCCGACGAACGGCTCCAGGCGAGCGAGCTGACGTACACGATCGTCAGGCCTGGCGCGCTGATCGACGAACCGGCCACCGGCGAAATCCGCGCGGCCGCAAAGCTCGGTCGGGGCGAGATCACTCGTGCGGATGTCGCCCGAACGCTGGTGGCGGCGCTCGACATCGAAGAGACGTACGGGAAGACCTTCGAGATTCTTGCCGGCGACGCGCCGATCGAGACGGCGCTCGAACACCCCACAGAGGAAGAATAG
- a CDS encoding HAH_0734 family protein → MKRLIIEGDPGVRKGGIIEHDGEELVCFGISRQGEWHGPTQVQLWCTVGTEDETEDFERRNFIPMHLDVEALDADDVTVTQRKGELTV, encoded by the coding sequence ATGAAGCGGCTCATCATCGAGGGCGACCCTGGCGTCCGGAAGGGCGGGATCATCGAGCACGACGGTGAGGAGCTGGTCTGTTTCGGCATCTCCCGTCAGGGCGAGTGGCACGGCCCCACCCAGGTTCAGCTGTGGTGTACGGTCGGCACCGAAGACGAGACCGAGGACTTCGAGCGCCGGAACTTCATCCCGATGCACCTCGACGTCGAAGCACTCGACGCCGACGACGTCACGGTCACACAGCGCAAAGGCGAACTCACTGTCTAA
- a CDS encoding 50S ribosomal protein L44e, whose product MQIPRRFNTYCPHCNAHHEHEVEKVRSGRETGMKWTDRQRERATAVIGNTGKFSKVPGGDKPTKKTNLKYRCSDCGTAHLREGWRAGRVEFQE is encoded by the coding sequence ATGCAGATACCACGTCGGTTCAACACGTACTGCCCACACTGCAACGCCCACCACGAACACGAGGTCGAGAAGGTCCGCAGCGGGCGCGAGACTGGAATGAAGTGGACCGACCGCCAGCGCGAGCGCGCCACCGCGGTCATCGGCAACACCGGGAAGTTCTCGAAGGTGCCTGGTGGGGACAAACCCACGAAGAAGACCAACCTCAAGTACCGGTGTAGTGACTGCGGCACCGCCCACCTCCGCGAGGGATGGCGCGCCGGCCGCGTGGAGTTCCAGGAGTAA
- a CDS encoding 30S ribosomal protein S27e: protein MAGNFYSVRCPDCENEQIVFGKAASTVACAVCGTTLARSTGGDATFEGEVIETVERRDTGSELADTGT from the coding sequence ATGGCGGGGAACTTCTACTCCGTGCGCTGTCCGGACTGTGAGAACGAACAGATCGTCTTCGGCAAGGCCGCGAGCACGGTGGCGTGTGCTGTCTGTGGCACGACGCTCGCCCGATCGACCGGCGGCGACGCGACCTTCGAAGGCGAGGTGATCGAGACCGTCGAGCGCCGCGACACCGGCAGCGAGCTCGCGGACACTGGGACATGA